The DNA region CTGTTTTGGGGTGAAAAACAGGAGACAGGGCAGGAAATAGGCACCCCCCTTTTTTGGGGATCATGTCACCCCCCCATGCCTGGCTGCCACAGGGATGGGAGGCAGGGGGCTCAGGGGGACCCCGGTAACCCCTCGCAGGGTGGCTGGGCACAGTGGCTGGCCAGGGCTGGGTGTAATCACTTCCAGGAGGATGGGTTGAGCAATCCCGCTGTAGGAAAATGGAGGATTGGGATTTGCCAGCAGGAgccgggggggaaggggaggggaagggaggattTTCCGTCTgcagcttaaaattaaaaaaatgtggcgGTCACTGAAGCAAACCTTCCCCACGAGGTTGGGGCTGGCTGCTTCAAGAAGGGGACCGCTAATGCTGCGTCCCCAAGCCTTGTCCCCatgccctgtccccaagccctatCCCCGTCCTCAGGGCTGTCCCCATCCTCCTGGCAGGTCTCCCTGACTTGGTGCCGGACCCCAACTACGTGCAAGCGTCCACCTACGTGCAGCGCGCTCACCTGTACTCGCTGCgctgtgcagctgaggagaaGTGCCTGGCCAGGTAGGAGCAGCCGTGGGGTGTGGGTTGCATCCTGGGGCGagggggagatggggagcagGCAGGTGGGGGGGTATGGTGGTGGGGGAACGGGGGATGTgctggtggggagaggaggaggaggaggatggaggagagggaaaggaaaggggaaagggaagaggggtgggggaagaagagaaggatgaaggagaaggatggaggagagaagaaaggagaaagggaaggaaggatagggaagaaggaaggagaaagggaaggggaaggagaaggatgaaggagaggagaggaggaggaaaggggaaaggagaagaaaggggaaagggaagaagaaaggggaagggaaggggaagatggaggatagaagaggagaaggaaagagggaaggggaaaggaaagggcaaagggcaaagcaaagagcaaagcaaagtgCAAAGGAACGTGTCTggcgggtgctgcagggcaggggaccttctctcctctccttcttttCTCATCATCTCCTTTTCCGCGGAGGAAACTCTCCGTGCAGAGGCGCTCGCTGGGGATTTTCCTCCCGGAGGGTGCCAGGGCTGAACCTGCACCCTGCTCCTGGGGGGGCTCCCGTCCCCCAGGCCTGGGGCCAAGGGCAGGGGGCACATTGGCATTGACCCTCCCCGATGTCCCCAGCACCGCCTACACTGCCGAAGCCACCGACTACGACGTGCGGGTGCTCCTGCGGTTTCCCCAGCGGGTGAAGAACCAGGGCACGGCCGACTTTCTGCCCAGCCGGCCCCGGCACAGCTGGGAGTGGCACAGCTGCCACCAGTGAGtgtccccacctcccctccaTGAGCCCTCCTTTTCATGTCAGTTTTAAGgcttttttaatggcattttaaaggcttttaaaatggcatttcatGCTTTTTGGGGCTTTGCTTTGAGATCTTTGGGAGCGGGGAGTGTCACCTTGCTTCGCCTCTTTGTCCCTAAAGCCATGAGCTCCTGCAATTAATGTCCCCAAGGAGGGAGCTGGCAAGCTGGAGTGGACCCAGGGTTGATGGGGAGCCTCCAAAATCACATCTGGGGAGGGGACGGTGCCATTTGGGGGGGTCACCCTGACTCTatcccccaccccatccccagaCACTATCACAGCATGGACGAGTTCAGCCACTACGACCTGCTGGATGCCACCACGGGGAGGAAGGTGGCCGAGGGCCACAAGGCTAGCTTCTGCCTGGAGGACACCACCTGCGATTTCGGCAACCTGAAGCGTTACGCCTGCACGGCCCACACCCAGGTAGCTTTGGGGGCATATGCTCAAAGGATGCTCAAAGGGCTCCTCGGGGTTCACCAGCCCACCCAGCACACCCTGAACCCCCTTTTCTCCCTGCAGGGCTTGAGCCCGGGCTGCTATGACACCTACAATGCCGACATCGACTGCCAGTGGATCGATATAACGGATGTGCAGCCAGGGAATTACGTCTTAAAGGTGGCCAGGGTCTTTGGGGGAGATTTTTAGGGGCAAACATTACCAGTTTGGGGTCAGCTTGGGATCTTTGGGACCATGCACCTTTTAATGTGCCATTCCTTTAACACGGGTTTAGGTGCTGCTCGTCCCCCCTCTGACTAATTTTGGGGggtgcttttccttccctttcctccatgTTTAGGTTCAAGTGAACCCCAAATACATCGTCCTGGAGTCAGACTTCACCAACAACGTGGTGAGGTGCAACATCCATTACACCGGGCGCTACGTTGCCACGACAAACTGCAAGATTTCCCAGTAAGGAGACATCCGTCTGtccttctctgccttcccttGGCAAAAAAACCAGAGATGGGGGTTGGACCCGAGcagtttaattccttttttcctccccttcatcTGGGTTTTCTGCACGACTATCCAAAATAAAGCTGGGTTTGGCCAGTAGTGGAGCTGGGGGTTGGTGTCTCGCTCCCTTTTGGGGTGTTTATATTGAATTTCCTTGTTATTCCGGGAAATAACGAAGCTGAGTTTCAAAAGACAACACCCCCCCACCTTTgaagtaatggttttaaatgtcTTCCTAAGTGCATTCCCCAaatcctgggattttttttttgtcttctttcagaTCTTGATGGGAGCAGGGCCGGAGGGAAGTCACCTGCTGCAGCCTCTGTCCCCCTCTTGAGAAAGCGCCTGAGCTGGCTCCTCTGTCCCACCGGAGACCCCGGAGCCCATCAGCAGCTCCTTGAGACCCCCCAGAAACCCCCCCCCATTTCTTCACGTTAAAAGGAGGGGAAGCGAGAATGactctctgaaatatttttttatacttaACTTTTCtttaaccttctttttttttccatttcctaatGGAAACCGATGCTAAGTTTTAGCTGGAATAAAGGCAGGGGCCCGTAAATGCTGTATAAATGATGTAAATTGCGTATTAGCAATAGAGATCTCTGTAGTCTTTAACCCCTTGggcatttttttgggggggtgtctCCAGCAATCCCGCCTCCCCAGGGGGGAAGAATACAGCCCAAATTTGGAGGTGCTGCTCTGGCAGTGATGCTCAACCCCTCTTCTTGAGGTGGCTGCCATGCTGGGATGCTCTGGTTATTTTGGGGACCAAAGGTGCTGGAAATCCCATCACCTTAATGGGGGGCTTTTAAAAGCCTCTGTTCGGCTTTTAAAAATAGGGAGGGAGCCCTTGAGATGACTGGAAgtcttgttttattattattaataatattattattattttcacaagctttaaaaccagaaatcattAAAACACGTTGCTTTTGAGGATTTGGTGTTTAACTGAGGCTGCAATACCACCATGACGGGCGTCAGGCCACCGCAACGGCCCACCAAGGGATGTCCCAGGATGTCCTCAGGCCACGAATGGGATGGGGATCTCTCCCAAGAGGTGACCTAAGGGAAAGGCATTAGCTTTTCCATGTTATCCGTTAATCCTGGATGCTGGGGGCCAAAGGGCACAACGCATATTGGGGTGGGAAGGATGCGATCCCCAAAGtgctcctggctgcctgccctggctgtgcaGGGGGGTGTGGGACACGGCCACCCACTTGGTGACATCCTTTGTGCTTTGGGAGCCACAGCCCTGCCATCAGCTCCTGGACCCCCTGCCAGGTCCTGGCCACCCCTTCTCCTATCTCCCGGTGCCAGCTCCTGTCGCCCACAACCAGCCCCCGTCCCCaacagcccccgcccgccccgcccctctcAGCGCCTATTCAAGCACCGCCCGCCCCCGACTCCCCCGCGGTCCCGCTGTCGTGGCGGttcccggcgctgccccggctccctccgcTCCGGGCTTCCCCTTCCTCCGGTCAGCTCCGGGCCTCGCGGGTCCGCCCGCTGCCCAGCGCCGCCCTCCCGCCCTCCGCCCGGCCGGAGGAGCCCCCCACCGCCCCTCGCTGCGCCGGGCCCGCTCCGCCCCAGctcggggagccccggggcgggggagccgccgctcccctcgaggcccccgctcccctcggggCCACCGCCCCCGTCCCCGCCCTCCCGCGGGGAGGTGGCCCGGGCCCTGGGCCGGGCGGTCCCGGCgagctgcggggcgggggcggaaggggccgggccgggggaaggAGCGGCCACCGCGGCTGCGCGGGGCACaagcggcggccgggccggggcccctCGGCGGGGCTCCGCCAACAGCTCGGgcgagcggcgccgccgccgggtcccggggctgccccgggcgctCGGCTCCGGgggcccacagccctgcccctgcctccctcccgggCACggagccggggcccggcggggcggcgcagCCCGGCGAGGAGGCGGGAGCGGCCGCCGCGAGCCCgggtgaggggcggcgggggccgcgggcggagcggggccggggagcccggcggggcggcggggggtcccgggccgggcccggctgcAGCGGGACTGGGCGGGCCGgaggccggcggggggcggctgcgggctcggcgggggctccccgggccgTGCACCGCGGGGAgctgcgcccccgccccggcacagGCCCCCCGTTCCCGGGGGCGGCTGCTGGGcgccggccgggccctgccggggagccccgggccgggggcggccccgcccggccctgggcccctgcccggccctgggCCCCTGCCCGCCGGTGCTGCCGTGCGGCCCAAGGACGCCTCGTTACAGCTCCAGCTCGCACACGCTTTGTCGCAgctcccgcctgccccggccccgctgacgGACGCTCCAGCCTGGCatcggctccggccccggccccacggtCGGTGGTGCAGCTCCAGCCCCCTGGTCTTTATTTCAGCCCCAGCTCCAgacggccctgcctgccccacccacccacagACCCCCCAGCCGGTGTTGAGGGCTGGGAACGGCCGCTCAGCCTCCGGTTCCCAGTCCCAAAAGGCGGCACTCGGGCTGGTGCTGAGCCCCAGAAACGCAGCCctgagccccggcccccccagcttGTTTTCAGGCCCAGAAACGCAGCACGTGGCTCCGGTTCCACGCTCTGAAAACCCAGCACTTCGACTTTTGCTTGAGCTGCTGAACCCCGCGACTGAGCCGGGTTTTTCGGCCCCAAACCGGCCCCCGGGCTTGTTCTCAGGCTCTGGCACCGAGTCCCCGCTTGGGGGGCTGGAAACCCCCCCAGGCCGTCCCTGGCCCCGCTGCGATGGCGAAGGAAGGGGGAGCCGCAGCCCAGGGCCCCAGGCCGGGGGTGCTTGGGACCTGGGGGGCACCTCCCGCGGGGAGGAACCGGGGCCTGGGGCAGCACCCGCCCGCCCAGGGAAAGCTGCGTTGCACCTGGTTGCGCTTTACTGGCTTGAAGCTGTGTCGCACGCTCTGTTTATGAGAGTAAAATCAGGGTAAGAGTGCCATTACTGCTTTTCGTTGTGTTATTATTATTCCaggccccagccccaccatcgccccccgcccccagggagcccggcccgggcccccccggcgcagccccgaccccccgccccacccggctcccgctgcggccccggcccccgctcgggacccccccgcccccggtgcccTTCGCCGCCCCTGCGGGCCCCGCGACCCGCTCGACGCCGCGCCAGCctgcggggccgccgctgcccgcctccAGCGGGGAGCAGCTGGCGGGaccgggccccgctcccccgccgggcACGGACACGCACCGGACCGGcacccgcgccccggcccgcTCGGGCCGAGCGTCCCCCGAACCGCCTCCCGCCCCCGGAGCgcagcgcggggccgcccgcgcgAACAGAGGCTCCGGCCCGGCCACACAGATGAAGCGGTCCCGCGGCCGGCCAGCGCTGCCCGCCACCCCGCTCCCGGCGCTCCCCGGCCCGCGGAGCCGCAGCCCTGGGGACCGGACGGTGCTGCCGCGCCGCactcccgccgccggcccgcgcaCGCGCTCCACAGCCTCCGctcccgcccagcccagcccagccccgccaaTCCCGGCCCGAgacagcgcccggccccgccactCCCGGCCCGCCCAGCCGTGCCCCGCCAGCCTCCGCTCGACCCAATCCCGGGCCGCTCGGCCCCACCCCTCCCATCTCTGCTTGGTCCAATCCCGGCGCATCCGGCCCGCCCCATCCGTTCTCCGCTCCGTCCAATCACAGCCCGTCGCTTCAATCCGGCCCGGCCAATCCCGGCCCGGCCCTTCAATCcggccccgcctcccccggctccccggATGGGGAACGGGCTCCCCTGCCcgttctttttgtctctttttgggGTCTGGTCGCGTTTGCCCCTGAAGCGCGGGACGCTGGCATGCACCAGGCCGAACTCAGCGTGTGAGGTGAGTCTCTGGGAGGGCCGACGCTTTATTCAGTGTTCAGATGCACCGATCAAGGCAATATTGGGACAGCGATGACAGCTCACATTGATATTTGAGCGATGACAGGGATGGATTTATGACCTTGTCAACAGCCCCAGCGGCCAGGAGAACCAGGAGCAGTTTCACCCAGAGGCAGTGAGCGGGAAGgtgtgcagctggagctgcaacagcagagctgaagctgaaatAGAGATTGtagggcaggggctggtgctgaGATAAACACAGCAGGGCTGGAACCGAAATAAAATGTGTAAGGGTGGAGCTAGAGCTGAAATAGCGACCCTGGGGCTGGAGATGAAATAAAGATTATGGGGCTGGAGATGAAATAcagacagcagggctggggctggaagaCGGATTCTGGAGCCGGAGGTGAAATACATGGCGTAGGGCTGGAGCTGAAATACGGACTGCAGGGGTAGAGCCGAATCTAGGGCTGGAGCTGAAATACAGGATGGAGCTGAAATATCaactgtggggctggaggggaaacAAAGAgcctggggcagaggctggggttgaaataaataatcatagaatcatttaggctggaaaagacctttaagatcattaagtccaaccgttaacctagcactgccaagcccaccgctaaaccatgtccccaagcaccacgtctacaggtcttttacatacctccagggatggtgactcaaccactcccctgggcagcctgttccagtgcttgacaaccctttcggtgaagaaatttctcctaatatccaatctaaacctcccctggcgcaacttgagggcATTTCGTTGTGTCCTACTGCTTGCTAATACTGTAGGGCTGGAGCTGGCGTGAtgcagggctggagctgaaaaCAATAcagtggggaaggggatggagctGAAATCAATACcgtggggaaggggatggagctGAAACATCACAGAACTGATGCTGAAATAGCCACTGTAGGGCTGGGGCTGAACTAAATAGTTTAGGGCTGGAGCTGaactgctgctgggctggagctgaaccgaaggccacagggctggggctgaaaTAAAGACCCTAGGACTAAAGCTGAAATAAATCCTTCAGGGCTAGAGCTGAAATAaatgctgcagggctggggctgacacgatgcagagctggagctgacaTACggaccgtggggctggggctgaaATAAAGACCAGGGGGCTGGAGCTGCACCACCGaccgtggggccggggccggagccgatGCCAGGCTGGAGCGTCCGTCAGCGGGGCCGGGACAGGCGGGAGCTGCGACAAAGCGTGTGCGAGCTGGAGCTGTAACGAGGCGTCCTTGGGCCGCACGGCAGCACCGGCGGGCAGGGGcccagggccgggcaggggcccagggccgggcggggccgTCCCCGGCCAGGAGCTGGTCCCGGGCAGGAGCCCGAGGTCGCCTCGTCCTCCTgcgggcggggagcccggccTCTGCCCGCGGGGTCCAGCCCCGCCAGGCGCCTCTCCCCGCCGGGGTCCCCCGGCTCTCCCgggctgcccaagcccccgcGGGCgagcggcgccgcccgccccggctcaACCGagctcccccccgctccccccgttcccggcccggggctccccggcagggcccggccggcgCCCAGCAGCCGCCCCCGGGAACGGGGGGCctgtgccggggcgggggcgcagcTCCCCGCGGTGCAcggcccggggagcccccgccgAGCCCGCAGCCGTCCTCCGCCGGCCTCCGGCCCGCCCAGTCCCACTgcagccgggcccggcccgggaccccccgccgccccgccgggctccccggccccgctccgcccgcggcccccgccgcccctcacccGGGCTCGGGGCGGCCGCTCCCGCCTCCTCGCCGGGctgcgccgccccgccgggccccggctccGTGcccgggagggaggcaggggcagggctgtgggcccCCGGAGCCGagcgcccggggcagccccgggacccggcggcggcgccgctcgcCCAGGCTGTTAGCGGAGCCCCGCCgagctgccccggcccggccgccgcttGTGCCCCGCGCAGCCGCGGGGGccgctccttcccccagcccggccccttccgcccccgccccgcagctcGCCGGGACCGCCCGGCCCAGGGCCCGGGCCACCTCCCCGCGGGAGGGCGGGGACGGGGGCGGTGGccccgaggggagcgggggcctcgaggggagcggcggctcccccgccccggggctccccgggctggGGCGGAGCGGGCCCGGCGCAGCGAGGGGcggtggggggcagcgggcggaCCCGCGGGGCCCGGAGCCGGCCGGGGaaaggggcggggcgggagcggagcggggcggggggagccggggccgccgcgacagcggggacggggcgggcggcgctgaaGTGGGCGGTGGGAGGGGCGGAGAGCAGAGATGGGCGGGGCTGGTGACGGGCGGGGCGGAGCCGGCGAGAGGTCCCGCGGAGCACCAGTCGGGTGCCGGGGTTGCCACTTGTCCCCTACGAGGAGGGTCCCCCAAACACGCCCTCCCGAAGGAACTGGGGTCCTTCCCTGGCTGAGCTGGAGTCCCCcgcaccctgctctgcccctcctaGGAGCGGTGGGCGGAGGCCGCGGGACACAGCTGGGGTTCCTCGAGGGTGAGGGggactgtccccagtgtcacccatGCAGAGTCTGCAGGGCAACCCTGGAACGGAGCCCCAGGGAGGGCTGAAGCCCGGGTGGAGAtgtgggggacccccccccgggagcTGGGGGGCTTCGGCACCCTCACAGCCATATGCCTGGGACGGATGCTCCCTCCCTGGCAGTGCACCCAGCCCAGGCCCGTCCCCGGGGTGCCATCACAGAGGGAGCACCACGGACGCGGTTTGTCCTTCCCAGGCTTTATTTGGCTCTCGCCCTGTGCTCACACCGAGGCACGGGCGCACCTCCTGCGCCCCACGCTGAcggccagcacagccccggccaACCCCACGCCGGCTGCCACACAGATCAGCCCTGTCCCCACGCCGGGCACTGCCATCACCCCACCTGCAAAACCAAGGGGGTCTGTTAGCACTCATCACCAGGGCCATGccacagggctgcagccagcagggaCTCACCCTGACCTCCCTCCTGCCGCTCTCCCACAGCGCCCGGGTCCCTCGAGAGGAGCACGGGGCCAATGACCACATCGGCTTCAGCCTCTTTCCCTGGAGAGGAAGGAGTGATGAGTCAGGCTCACCCCGTGACCCTGGGGTGTACCCTCCGTCCCCCCAGAGACCTTACCGTTAGCATCATGGCGGCGGAAGCGGCGGCCAGGCCATCGGTCCAGGGGGTTCAGCCTCCGGGAGAGCGCGGGGGACTCACAGTTGCCCGTCTCGCAGCAGCTGCAGATGTCCCGGGTGCCTTCCACGGGTGCCCAGCTGCAGCGGGGTGGCAGCATCATcaccagagcccccccccccagcacccacggagcattcgtgtccccccccccccccccgagtctGTCCATGACACATCCCCGTGCCACGCCAGGGCTGTGGGATGTGGGACCTGCCCAGACATGCCCCATCCTGGTGCAGCAGCTACTCACGTGTTTCTGGCTTTGTTGAAGGAGCAAGCCTTGTTCAGGGGGTCTGGGGCTTGGTCCACTGGGGTCACTTTCAGGTGGCAGGTGATGTAGATCTGCGGGAAGGGTAGGGGAGAGAGGTGGGAACACACTCGTGGGGGATACCGgcttggtttgggggggggaacACGCAGCCTTACCAGGTTCCTGGCGTCCCCCGCAAACCTGAACACATCGATCCTGAAGCGCAGCACatcctcccggggccggggggtgatGAAAGCAGAACTGGTGTCATCTGACCTCCCATCAACCAGGCACCTGGGGTGGGACAGTGGGGGTCAGCATCTCGGCAGGTCcccccccagcgctgctgccagcGGGTCCCCAGGGCTCACCCATTGAAGTCGATGATGGCGTAGTGGGGTGAGGAGTCAGTGCCGGGGCTCAGGGCGGCCACGCAGCTGTCCACAAACAACCGCAGTGGCACATGGCTCTCGGTGCCCACCTCAGCTTGGATGTTGAGGACGTCACCCAATTGGAAACCAGTGAAAGGTCTCTCGGCACTCCAGTCCTCTGCAAGGTAGCACCGGGGTGACAAAGTGGGGGTGGCTCCAGCCATCCCCAAGCTCCCGAGGGACCAGAGCCAAGGGTCAGCCCAACAGCAGGAGCGCTGGTGTTTGCCATGGGGTGGGTTGGCTTCCCCAGTGGGATGGTGGGTCCCCGAGCTCCCCCACACTGGGAAAAGAGTCGCAGGTTGGGATGGCTTCCCACTTACCGTTCATGAGGCGCAGGGAGA from Mycteria americana isolate JAX WOST 10 ecotype Jacksonville Zoo and Gardens chromosome 6, USCA_MyAme_1.0, whole genome shotgun sequence includes:
- the LOC142411958 gene encoding zona pellucida sperm-binding protein 3-like — protein: MGPESGLILTLLCWAAGEVAAYPPWDFSWGDPASRGARADPHTWSWVEDPQSRAISSQQPVTVQCQEAQLVVTVHRDLFGTGRLVNPADLTLGPAACKHSSLNPAHNTVTFTAGLHECGSIVQITPDSLIYRTLLNYDPSPASNPIIIRSNPAVIPIECHYPRRENVSSNAIRPTWAPFSSMLSAEERLVFSLRLMNEDWSAERPFTGFQLGDVLNIQAEVGTESHVPLRLFVDSCVAALSPGTDSSPHYAIIDFNGCLVDGRSDDTSSAFITPRPREDVLRFRIDVFRFAGDARNLIYITCHLKVTPVDQAPDPLNKACSFNKARNTWAPVEGTRDICSCCETGNCESPALSRRLNPLDRWPGRRFRRHDANGKEAEADVVIGPVLLSRDPGAVGERQEGGQGGVMAVPGVGTGLICVAAGVGLAGAVLAVSVGRRRCARASEGQSRVRGTPAQPGKDPSSFGRACLGDPPPRGAPGRGSRRSPRGPRSPRGHRPRPRPPAGRWPGPWAGRSRRAAGRGRKGPGWGKERPPRLRGAQAAAGPGQLGGAPLTAWASGAAAGSRGCPGRSAPGAHSPAPASLPGTEPGPGGAAQPGEEAGAAAPSPAPACPGPADGRSSLASAPAPAPRSVVQLQPPGLYFSPSPTVPPALDSALPLQSVFQLQPYAMYFTSGSRIRLPAPALLSVFHLQPHNLYFISSPRVAISALAPPLHILFRFQPCCVYLSTSPCPTISISASALLLQLQLHTFPLTASG